A single genomic interval of Saccharomyces eubayanus strain FM1318 chromosome IV, whole genome shotgun sequence harbors:
- the STE7 gene encoding mitogen-activated protein kinase kinase STE7 yields MFQRKTLQRRNLKGLNLNLQADLASNGEMQEKTEAHQRPSRIEGQLMSNINAVQNNSNLYLRRGIKKKLTLDASVNEQAERQPNAVVIQQPQNESVLVLASLSQSPCASASSSSLSTPCIIDAYSNNFGLSPSSTNSTPSTIQGLSTVATPIENEHSILLPPLEESLSPTTADLKDTLSGNSSDNYIQLQDLVQLGKIGAGNSGTVVKALHVPDSKIVAKKTIPVEQNNSTIINQLVRELSIVKNVKPHENIITFYGAYYNQHINNEIIILMEYSDCGSLDKILSVYKRFVQRGTVSNKKTWFNELTISKISHGVLNGLDHLYRQYKIIHRDIKPSNVLINSKGQIKLCDFGVSKKLVNSIADTFVGTSTYMSPERIQGNVYSIKGDVWSLGLMIIELVTGEFPLGGHNDTPDGILDLLQRIVNEPSPRLPKDRVFSKELTDFVNRCCIKNERERSSINELLHHDLILKYATASKDDKFRHWCKKIKSKIKEDKNLKREALERAKLEKRQCEKSTNLNTPNTST; encoded by the coding sequence ATGTTTCAACGGAAAACTTTACAAAGACGAAATTTGAAGGGGCTTAATCTGAACCTACAGGCAGATTTGGCCAGCAATGGCGAAATGCAGGAAAAGACAGAGGCTCACCAACGACCCTCTCGAATAGAAGGCCAGTTGATGTCCAATATCAACGCGGTACAAAACAACAGTAATTTGTACTTGCGAAGAggcataaaaaaaaaactgacGCTGGATGCATCTGTAAATGAACAGGCAGAACGTCAGCCAAACGCCGTGGTCATTCAGCAACCGCAAAACGAATCTGTGTTGGTCCTGGCATCGCTATCGCAATCGCCATGTGCGTCtgcgtcttcttcttctttgtctaCTCCATGCATAATAGACGCGTACAGTAATAATTTTGGACTATCGCCATCATCTACAAATTCTACCCCATCTACGATACAAGGGTTGTCAACCGTTGCTACACCTATCGAAAACGAGCACTCAATATTACTGCCGCCCTTGGAGGAAAGCCTTTCGCCAACCACTGCGGATTTGAAGGATACGTTATCGGGAAACTCAAGTGATAACTATATTCAACTACAGGATTTGGTTCAGTTGGGGAAAATCGGCGCTGGGAACTCAGGGACTGTAGTGAAAGCATTGCACGTTCCTGATTCTAAAATCGTGGCCAAGAAGACCATTCCTGTGGAACAGAACAATAGTACCATTATCAACCAATTAGTCAGGGAGTTATCCATTGTCAAAAATGTCAAGCCTCACGAAAACATTATTACCTTCTATGGTGCATATTACAATCAGCATATAAACAATGAAATCATCATATTGATGGAATATTCAGACTGTGGTTCTTTAGATAAGATATTATCTGTTTATAAAAGGTTTGTCCAAAGAGGAACAGTTtcgaataaaaaaacttgGTTTAACGAACTTACCATATCAAAGATATCACATGGCGTGCTTAACGGGTTRGACCATCTGTATCGACAGTATAAGATTATTCACCGTGATATCAAGCCTTCCAATGTTCTGATTAATAGTAAAGGGCAGATCAAATTATGTGATTTTGGTGTTTCCAAAAAACTAGTAAACTCTATAGCTGATACATTTGTTGGGACATCCACTTACATGTCGCCCGAGAGGATACAAGGGAATGTTTACTCCATCAAGGGAGACGTCTGGTCGTTGGGGTTGATGATCATCGAGTTGGTAACCGGGGAGTTTCCCTTAGGTGGGCATAACGACACACCCGATGGTATACTAGATCTACTACAGAGGATTGTTAATGAGCCTTCACCGAGGTTACCCAAGGATCGCGTTTTCTCCAAAGAACTGACAGATTTCGTTAATAGATGTTGTATCAAGAACGAAAGGGAGAGATCGTCGATTAATGAATTGTTACACCACGACCTTATACTAAAATATGCAACAGCATCCAAAGACGACAAATTCAGACACTGGTGTAAAAAGATTAAATCCAAGATAAAGGAGGATAAGAATTTAAAAAGAGAAGCCTTAGAACGTGCTAAACTGGAAAAGAGACAATGtgaaaaatcaacaaatttGAACACTCCAAATACAAGCACATAG
- the DMO2 gene encoding Dmo2p encodes MSNILAVFNPPPQRELEKEETMDCVPCQVMSTMFSVGFGSYLASGKPFKYGKKDAKKGISLAEFEKRNPQWWKLTLRSFGGLLIAFGLVRGTEGWLWHKNKEYKNYKKLANGESTN; translated from the coding sequence ATGAGTAACATATTGGCAGTTTTTAATCCTCCACCACAAAGGGAGctagaaaaggaagagacTATGGACTGTGTTCCCTGCCAGGTCATGAGCACCATGTTTTCTGTTGGATTTGGTTCCTACTTGGCATCTGGGAAGCCATTCAAATATGGCAAGAAAGATGCCAAGAAGGGCATTTCGTTAGCGGAGTTTGAGAAGAGAAACCCACAATGGTGGAAACTAACTTTACGTAGCTTTGGTGGGTTATTGATAGCCTTTGGGCTCGTCCGAGGTACCGAAGGTTGGTTGTGgcataaaaataaagaatataagaattacaagaaaCTAGCTAACGGTGAAAGCACGAACTAG
- the CMR1 gene encoding Cmr1p, with translation MPELTEFQRKRQENIKRNNDLLKKLHLSGVASQIKHEAGVVDKAKAPVKKKQKTTSIRAKKSASPSLPTRRSRRLRGEAADNTKGIPDLNDNQLLKMGSPDGHDRNFIDEMKEKPVIGDVKLSDLIKDENEDALLEKFKRFNNGSFSSGDFFDEIKKRQGDVVGMDEFDLDLYDVFQPNEIKVTYERISATYFHPAVEKKLIIAGDTGGTVGFWNVRDEPLGDSEEDRIEEPDITRVKLFTKNVGRIDCFPTNTSKILLTSYDGSIRSVHLNNLKSEEVLTLKNEYDDPLGISDCQFSYENPHVLFLTTLGGEFTTFDTRAKTSEYKLRRLADKKIGSMAINPLRPYEIATGSLDRTLKIWDTRNLVEKPEWSQYEDHPSHEIVSTYDSRLSVSAVSYSPTDGTLVCNGYDDTVRLFDVKSSGSLVTDLQPKLTIQHNCQTGRWTSILKARFKPNKNVFAIANMKRAIDIYNSDGQQLAHLPTATVPAVVSWHPLQNWIAGGNSSGKIFLFSDDSQAIKQEQ, from the coding sequence ATGCCTGAGTTAACAGAGTTCCAAAGAAAGCGTCAAGAGAACATTAAAAGGAATAATGATTTACTAAAGAAACTTCATCTTTCAGGGGTGGCATCTCAAATCAAACATGAGGCCGGTGTGGTAGACAAAGCCAAGGCTCCcgtcaaaaagaaacaaaagacgACTAGTATCAGGGCGAAAAAGTCTGCTAGTCCTTCTTTACCTACCagaagatcaagaagaCTGAGGGGAGAGGCTGCAGATAATACCAAAGGAATACCTGACTTGAACGATAACCAATTGCTCAAGATGGGCTCTCCCGATGGCCATGACAGGAATTTCATCGAcgaaatgaaagaaaaaccgGTAATTGGAGATGTAAAATTGAGTGACTTGATAAAGGATGAAAACGAGGATGCCCTTTTGGAGAAGTTCAAGAGATTCAATAATGGCAGTTTTTCATCTGGCGATTTTTTTgacgaaataaaaaagaggcAAGGGGATGTCGTGGGCATGGACGAATTTGATTTGGATTTGTACGATGTTTTTCAACCTAATGAGATCAAGGTCACTTACGAAAGGATCTCAGCCACATACTTCCATCCTGCCGTAGAAAAGAAGCTGATCATTGCAGGTGACACCGGTGGCACCGTCGGCTTTTGGAACGTGAGAGATGAACCCTTAGGTGATAGTGAAGAAGATCGAATCGAAGAGCCTGATATCACCAGGGTGAAACTGTTCACGAAGAACGTCGGCCGTATTGATTGCTTCCCAACAAATACATCAAAAATTCTGCTGACCTCGTATGACGGGAGCATCAGGTCTGTTCACCTGAACAATTTAAAAAGCGAAGAGGTGCTCactttaaaaaatgaatatgaTGATCCACTAGGAATCAGCGATTGCCAGTTTAGTTACGAGAACCCGCATGTTTTGTTCCTTACTACACTGGGTGGTGAATTTACCACTTTTGACACGAGAGCAAAAACTTCAGAGTACAAACTGCGAAGACTGGCCGACAAGAAGATAGGGTCTATGGCCATAAACCCGCTAAGGCCCTACGAGATTGCCACCGGGTCTCTCGACAGAACACTCAAGATCTGGGACACGAGAAACCTTGTGGAGAAGCCGGAGTGGTCCCAATACGAAGACCACCCCAGCCACGAAATCGTTTCCACCTACGACTCGAGGTTAAGCGTCTCTGCGGTTTCGTACTCCCCGACAGACGGGACCCTGGTATGCAACGGCTACGATGACACTGTCCGTCTGTTTGACGTCAAGAGCAGTGGTAGCCTCGTCACAGACCTGCAGCCCAAATTGACCATCCAGCACAACTGCCAAACGGGGAGATGGACCAGCATCCTTAAGGCTAGATTCAAGCCGAACAAGAATGTGTTCGCCATCGCCAACATGAAGCGCGCTATCGACATTTACAACAGCGACGGCCAACAATTGGCCCACTTGCCCACAGCCACTGTCCCTGCCGTGGTCAGTTGGCACCCACTGCAGAACTGGATTGCCGGTGGGAACTCCAGTGGAAAgatcttcctcttctccGATGACTCGCAGGCCATAAAGCAGGAAcaataa
- the CLB3 gene encoding B-type cyclin CLB3 — translation MHHNSQSMSAAYIRSPEDENMAPIASTKHRTGSLRHVPSTHPRVALSDVTNIVATNSNNNSISRTKTVPMKERSDSVTRLEKQRPAVEGATQRRETDHNDMLTGKEREETVDEDYEESEDDEGEDREPLLLQHYASDKAVWEHAFKTYYRTTLDPNDDDVYDVVMVAELSNEIFLYMKQLEESYKPDPYYMDRQPELRWSFRSTLIDWIVQVHEKFQLLPETLYLCINIIDRYLCKEVVPVNRFQLVGAASLFIAAKYEEINCPTIKDFVYMSENCYSREDLLDAERTILNGLEFELGWPGPMSFLRRISKADDYEHDTRTLAKYLLECTIMDDRLISAQPSWLAAGAYFLSKVILGQNQWSLGHVYYSNYTQEQVLPLATIILENCRYASKRHNAIWRKYSSRRYLHSSQVVAKWIALAEHRVDRSN, via the coding sequence ATGCATCACAATTCTCAATCTATGAGCGCTGCTTATATCAGGAGCCCCGAGGACGAAAACATGGCCCCTATAGCTAGTACAAAACATAGGACTGGGTCCCTGAGGCATGTTCCATCCACGCATCCTAGGGTCGCACTTAGTGATGTGACCAACATAGTTGCGACGAACTCCAACAATAATAGCATAAGTAGGACAAAGACCGTTCCGATGAAGGAACGGTCCGACTCTGTCACGAGACTTGAGAAGCAGAGGCCTGCGGTAGAAGGTGCTACACAGCGGAGAGAAACAGATCATAATGACATGCTGACGGGGAAAGAACGAGAAGAGACCGTTGATGAGGATTACGAAGAGAGCGAAGACGATGAGGGAGAAGATCGAGAACCTTTGTTGTTGCAACATTATGCCAGCGATAAAGCTGTCTGGGAACATGCATTTAAAACCTATTATAGAACTACATTGGATCctaatgatgacgacgtGTACGATGTGGTCATGGTTGCTGAATTGTCGAAcgaaatatttttgtatatgAAGCAGCTGGAAGAATCATACAAACCCGATCCGTACTATATGGATAGACAGCCGGAATTAAGGTGGTCGTTTCGAAGTACGCTGATAGATTGGATTGTGCAAGTtcatgaaaaattccaacTTTTACCGGAAACATTATATCTTTGCATCAATATAATAGACAGGTATCTATGCAAAGAGGTCGTTCCCGTCAATAGGTTCCAGCTCGTAGGTGCTGCTTCGCTGTTTATTGCTGCCAAGTATGAAGAAATCAACTGCCCCACAATCAAAGATTTCGTATACATGTCAGAAAATTGCTACTCAAGAGAAGACTTGTTGGACGCAGAAAGAACCATATTGAATGGCTTAGAATTTGAACTGGGATGGCCCGGTCCAATGTCATTTTTGCGAAGAATCAGCAAAGCTGATGACTACGAGCATGATACAAGAACGCTGGCTAAGTATTTGTTGGAATGCACGATAATGGACGACCGACTGATCTCCGCGCAACCCAGTTGGTTGGCTGCGGGTGCTTATTTTCTAAGTAAAGTGATTTTGGGACAGAACCAATGGTCCTTGGGGCATGTTTACTATTCCAACTACACCCAAGAGCAAGTTCTTCCACTCGCCACCATTATCTTAGAAAATTGCAGGTATGCATCCAAACGTCATAACGCCATATGgagaaaatattcttcGCGTCGTTATTTGCATTCTTCACAGGTGGTAGCCAAATGGATAGCATTAGCTGAACACAGAGTAGATCGATCTAACTAA
- the MSH5 gene encoding MutS family protein MSH5 encodes MSNQWFTGISRATGETIPEVVPPNENKNVTSGYNVIAEGSANNEDGASCQLSFDYDGEIVMCIELSGGKMGCSVLDYHTKILRVFNQDYVVNRSTIASHDLIDEVNKSANDISLISGLLIMETNPTICLVSVRLEDWIFDYIKTKCDEVNCRLELQPIKRFKESNLLQSLQLKGHDNLIILNDLLSNSRFTTTVTVSTVTCILSNHEQQHTELDECNASTVSTNMIAGRSIRSGFEDVICDLKYIDIKDRMVLDENSLSALNVFPTAHKLGHDSMMENGALSLFELFNKVSSDYAKKMLKSWLFNPLTSKKQIEKRYSIIRILLDTQNTMIFNDLIQSIKRCPDAFGFMNQLRSGKSTLGTWSKIKNFLEKGIAIFKLLSSLKLNSDDRNIFHDIKNNIDVLELKKCLRKIETVIDFDTSKDTKTITINTGVDKRLDECRNIYNHLEILLLDVAREAQTFLLNSLPQTDPKITKNLDKLINAVYIPQLGYLVTVSAFMEYTLKNIPDLGWEEIFRSPECVYFKNDRVLELDETYGDIYGAISDFEIEIVFSLQEQILEKRTQFSTYSVLLSELEILISFSQVCMERNYVEPQLVEDTCVLEIINGRHALYETFLNNYIPNSTIVDGGLFSDLSWCKNDKERIIIITGANASGKSVYLTQTGLIVYLAQIGCFVPAERAKIGIVDKILTRIRTQETIYKTQSSFALDSQQMAKSLSLATEKSLLLIDEYGKGTDILDGPSLFGSIMVNMSKNEKCPRILACTHFHELFNENILSEHIPGIKHYCTDILINQNYNLSSTKPVKETRENEGITFLFRIKEGISKQSFGIYCAKICGVNGDIVKRAEEFSEMINRGDDIVQNCGKLTEKEILEFQKNQEIVKNFLSWDLDLETSTTSENLRLKLRNIFH; translated from the coding sequence ATGTCTAATCAATGGTTTACTGGAATTTCGAGGGCAACAGGGGAGACTATTCCCGAGGTGGTGCCACCAAATGAGAATAAAAATGTAACCAGCGGTTACAATGTCATCGCCGAGGGTAGTGCCAATAACGAAGACGGCGCTTCTTGTCAGCTTTCCTTTGATTATGATGGTGAGATTGTAATGTGCATTGAACTATCTGGAGGCAAAATGGGGTGTTCTGTTTTGGACTACCATACTAAGATATTAAGAGTGTTTAACCAGGACTATGTTGTAAACAGGTCTACAATTGCGTCCCATGATCTCATCGATGAGGTTAATAAGTCTGCAAACGATATTAGCCTGATCTCAGGACTCTTGATAATGGAAACGAACCCAACTATATGTTTGGTCTCGGTAAGGTTGGAGGACTGGATTTTTGATTACATTAAGACGAAATGTGACGAGGTGAACTGTAGGTTAGAACTGCAACCAATTAAACGTTTCAAGGAATCGAATCTTTTGCAGTCATTGCAATTGAAGGGGCATGATAATTTGATTATACTAAACGACTTACTGTCAAATAGTAGATTCACCACTACAGTCACTGTAAGCACGGTGACATGTATCCTTTCCAATCATGAGCAACAACATACGGAACTGGATGAATGTAATGCGAGCACCGTCTCTACCAACATGATTGCCGGACGATCGATAAGAAGCGGATTTGAAGATGTAATATGCGACCTAAAGTATATCGATATAAAAGATCGAATGGTATTGGATGAGAATAGTTTATCGGCTTTGAATGTGTTTCCTACAGCACATAAATTAGGACATGATAGCATGATGGAAAATGGTGCCCTTAGCCTATTCGAACTGTTTAATAAAGTATCTTCGGATTATGCtaagaaaatgttaaagTCTTGGCTTTTCAACCCGTTAACTAGCAAGAAGCAAATAGAGAAAAGGTACAGCATTATTAGGATATTATTGGATACACAAAACACCATGATTTTTAATGATCTCATCCAATCAATAAAGAGATGTCCCGATGCTTTCGGTTTTATGAATCAGCTGAGAAGCGGTAAATCAACATTAGGAACTTGGTctaaaattaaaaattttttagagAAAGGAATTGCCATATTTAAGCTGTTatcttctttaaaattAAATTCCGACGACAGAAATATCTTTCATGACATCAAGAATAACATCGACGTTCTAGaactaaaaaaatgcctaaggaaaatagaaacTGTAATAGATTTTGATACTTCAAAGGATACCAAAACAATCACAATAAATACAGGGGTTGACAAAAGATTGGATGAATGTAGAAACATTTATAATCATCTGGAAATCCTTCTGCTAGATGTTGCAAGAGAGGCACAAACATTTTTACTCAATTCTTTGCCCCAAACAGATCCCaagataacaaaaaatttagaTAAATTGATCAATGCTGTATACATCCCTCAACTAGGATATTTAGTCACGGTAAGTGCCTTTATGGAATATACCCTCAAAAATATACCAGATCTTGGATGGGAAGAGATTTTCAGAAGCCCAGAATGTGTTTACTTTAAGAATGATAGAGTTCTAGAACTCGACGAAACATACGGTGATATATATGGAGCAATTTCtgactttgaaattgaaattgtATTCTCTCTGCAAGAGCAAATCTTAGAAAAGAGGACGCAATTTTCTACATATAGTGTACTTCTCAGTGAGCTGGAAATTCTAATATCATTTTCCCAAGTGTGTATGGAAAGGAATTATGTAGAGCCTCAGTTAGTGGAAGATACTTGCGTCTTAGAAATTATTAATGGAAGACATGCGTTATACGAAACATTTCTCAATAATTATATTCCTAATAGCACAATAGTTGACGGTGGCTTGTTTTCGGATCTCAGCTGGTGTAAAAacgataaagaaagaatcatTATCATAACTGGAGCCAATGCGTCTGGGAAGTCAGTATATCTTACTCAAACTGGTTTGATTGTCTATCTGGCACAGATCGGTTGTTTCGTTCCAGCGGAAAGAGCAAAAATTGGAATTGTAGATAAAATATTAACCAGAATTAGAACCCAGGAGACAATATACAAGACTCAAAGCTCTTTTGCACTAGATTCCCAGCAAATGGCAAAATCATTGAGTTTAGCCACTGAGAAAAGCTTACTTTTAATTGATGAATACGGTAAAGGCACTGATATTTTAGACGGTCCTTCACTATTCGGCTCAATCATGGTAAACATGTctaagaatgaaaaatgtcCGCGCATTCTTGCATGTACACACTTCCATGAACTCTTTAACGAGAATATTCTCTCAGAACACATACCTGGTATCAAACATTATTGTACGGATATACTTATAAACCAGAATTACAACCTCTCGAGTACGAAGCCAGTTAAAGAAACCCGTGAAAATGAGGGAATTACATTTCTGTTTAGAATAAAGGAGGGAATTTCAAAGCAGTCATTTGGTATATACTGTGCCAAAATATGCGGAGTAAATGGAGATATAGTAAAGAGAGCTGAAGAGTTTTCTGAAATGATCAATAGAGGCGATGATATAGTTCAAAATTGTGGAAAACTGACGGAAAAAGAGATATTggagtttcaaaagaatcaagaaatagtgaagaattttttatcttgGGACTTGGATCTCGAAACTTCTACAACTTCCGAAAATCTTAGACTCAAACTAAGGAACATCTTTCATTAA
- the SAS10 gene encoding rRNA-processing protein SAS10, with protein sequence MVAKRSNRSKAPSSRDETDPYGLNEVDDFASKREKVLLGNSTLAGGANNDDDDPLLEDEEEEEVLAMDDADESSDDEEEEEEEEEEEEEKLDGAEAYKKIFGRNLETDQPLEEDEEHGMLDNENAWGSTKGEYYGADDLDDEEAAKEIEKEALRQQKKHLEELNMNDYLDEEEEEEWVKNAKEFDMGEFKSSTKQPETKVSIKDILNMDGEARDNYLKTMFPEFSPLSKEFTALAPKLEELKKSEENEFSKLKVIALGSYLGTISCYYSIMLHELHNNEDFTSMKGHPVMEKILTTKEIWRQASELPSDFDMIEEEGSESEGTSNIEAFNEDKLNALEGDEVSSVEESEQEQNEDGEEDESDDDVDIDDFEEYVAQSRVPSKPKSSATSEADDFVESEIADVDAQDKKARRRTLRFYTSKIDQQENKKIDRFKGDDDIPYKERLYERQQRLLEEARKRGVHDNNGADLDGKEYGPEDEAVSKSINTEGENDYYQQIQRGKQDKRASRKQAHKNAVIAAREGKLAELAENVAGDGKRAINYQILKNKGLTPRRNKDNRNSRVKKRKKYQKAQKKLKSVRAVYSGGQAGVYEGEKTGIKKGLTRSVKFKN encoded by the coding sequence ATGGTTGCTAAAAGATCAAACAGAAGCAAGGCCCCCAGTAGTAGGGATGAGACCGATCCATATGGCTTGAACGAAGTTGACGATTTTGCTTCAAAGAGGGAAAAAGTTTTACTTGGAAATTCCACTCTTGCTGGCGGTGCTAacaatgatgacgatgatcCATTATTAGAAGAtgaggaggaagaagaagttttgGCTATGGACGATGCTGATGAGTCttcagatgatgaagaagaagaagaagaagaagaagaagaagaagaagagaaactgGATGGTGCTGAAGCTTATAAGAAGATATTTGGCAGAAACTTAGAAACCGATCAGCCtctagaagaagatgaagagcACGGTATGCTGGATAACGAAAATGCCTGGGGCTCTACAAAAGGCGAATACTATGGGGCTGATGACttggatgatgaagaagcagctaaagaaattgaaaaggaagcaTTACGacaacaaaagaagcatTTGGAAGAACTCAATATGAACGATTATTTagatgaggaagaagaagaagagtgGGTTAAAAATGCTAAGGAATTTGACATGGGTGAATTCAAGAGCTCGACCAAACAGCCAGAAACGAAGGTTTCCATCAAGGATATTTTAAATATGGATGGCGAAGCAAGAGACAACTATTTAAAAACAATGTTTCCTGAATTTTCTCcactttccaaagaatttACAGCGCTAGCACCCAAGTTAGaagaattaaagaaatCTGAGGAAAACGAATTCtcaaaattaaaagtaaTTGCTCTTGGAAGCTATCTAGGTACAATATCGTGCTACTATAGCATCATGCTTCATGAGCTCCATAATAATGAAGACTTCACTTCCATGAAGGGACATCCAGTCATGGAAAAGATTTTAACAACAAAGGAGATTTGGAGGCAAGCTAGTGAACTACCATCCGATTTTGACAtgattgaagaagaggGATCCGAAAGCGAAGGAACGTCAAACATTGAAGCATTCAATGAGGATAAGTTGAATGCTTTGGAGGGCGATGAAGTTTCCAGCGTGGAAGAAAGCGAACAAGAACAGAATGAAGACGGCGAAGAGGATGAAAGCGACGATGACGTGgatattgatgattttgaagaatatgtAGCCCAATCGCGTGTACcttcaaaaccaaaatcatCAGCTACATCTGAAGCTGATGATTTTGTAGAATCTGAAATTGCTGATGTAGATGCACAAGACAAAAAGGCCCGTAGGAGAACTTTACGTTTCTACACATCCAAAATTGACCAAcaggaaaataaaaaaatagacaGATTTAaaggtgatgatgatattcCATATAAAGAACGTTTATACGAAAGACAACAACGTCTGTTGGAAGAGGCTCGTAAACGTGGTGTGCATGACAATAATGGTGCTGATCTAGACGGTAAGGAGTATGGCCCAGAAGATGAGGCAGTTTCTAAGAGTATCAATACCGAAGGTGAGAACGACTACTATCAACAAATACAAAGAGGTAAGCAAGACAAAAGAGCCTCCCGTAAACAAGCTCATAAGAACGCTGTTATTGCTGCAAGGGAAGGCAAATTAGCTGAATTGGCTGAAAACGTTGCGGGTGACGGTAAGCGTGCTATCAATTACCAAATCTTGAAGAACAAGGGTCTAACGCCTAGAAGAAACAAGGACAACAGAAACTCTCGTGtcaaaaagagaaagaagtacCAAAAAGCGCAAAAGAAACTCAAATCTGTTCGTGCTGTTTATTCTGGTGGCCAAGCTGGTGTCTATGAAGGTGAAAAGACAGGTATTAAGAAGGGTTTGACAAGATCtgtcaaattcaagaactGA
- the RPC53 gene encoding DNA-directed RNA polymerase III subunit C53: protein MSSNKGNGRLPSLKDSSSTGGPAKPSLKFKPKAVARKSKEEREAAASKVKLEEGPKRDKKNFNNSNSKRVNGNGGQQRRMAKYLNNTHVISSGPLAAGNFVSEKGDLRRGFIKSEGGGSSLVQKGLETIDNGAESSDNEAEGDSNGDVASRSKKKFNMGREFDAHNLIEVEEEEDSGKGSDVDMDDEAWGTKRIEQLFPVRPIRVRHEEVDTVKREIQEALSEKPTREPTPGVKIESSNTELQSYLEEREKQVNEKLGDLELQKDFQSVDEKESAAELELLKADHQHILRKLKKMDSKPERFMVFQLPTRLPNFERPAVKTEEVEVEAQASDATKKKKTLKKKSTTNVIPSDELAGNIGAIRVHKSGKLSVKIGNVVMDIGKGAETTFLQDVVALSMADDSSSAELLGRVDGKIVVTPKI, encoded by the coding sequence ATGAGTAGCAATAAGGGCAATGGGCGCTTGCCGTCATTAAAAGATTCTTCATCTACCGGAGGACCTGCAAAGCCTTCATTAAAGTTTAAGCCAAAAGCAGTCGCTAGAAAATCTAAGGAGGAGAGAGAGGCAGCCGCATCTAAAGTGAAGCTGGAGGAGGGCCCTAAGagagacaagaaaaacttcaatAACAGTAACAGTAAAAGAGTAAACGGCAATGGTGGACAACAAAGGCGAATGgccaaatatttaaataacACACATGTTATTTCCAGTGGTCCCTTAGCTGCTGGGAATTTCGTCAGTGAGAAGGGTGATCTCAGAAGAGGGTTCATCAAGTCCGAAGGAGGCGGATCATCCCTAGTGCAAAAAGGTTTAGAGACCATTGACAACGGTGCTGAAAGTTCGGATAACGAAGCGGAAGGTGACAGCAATGGAGACGTAGCGTCCAGGTCTAAGAAGAAGTTTAATATGGGGAGGGAATTTGACGCTCACAATCTTATAGaggttgaagaagaagaggataGTGGAAAAGGCAGTGACGTGGATATGGATGACGAAGCATGGGGGACTAAAAGGATTGAACAGTTATTCCCTGTCAGACCCATTCGTGTAAGACACGAAGAAGTGGACACTgttaaaagagaaatacaGGAAGCTCTTTCAGAGAAGCCAACCCGTGAGCCCACCCCAGGTGTGAAAATAGAATCTTCTAACACTGAATTACAATCCTATTTGGAAGAGAGGGAAAAGCAGGTCAATGAAAAACTAGGAGATCTTGAACTTCAAAAAGACTTTCAGTCGGTCgacgaaaaggaaagtgCTGCTGAACTAGAACTGCTAAAGGCAGACCACCAGCATATATTAaggaagttgaaaaaaatggacaGCAAACCCGAAAGATTCATGGTATTCCAGTTACCTACCAGGCTACCAAATTTCGAAAGACCGGCCGTGAAGACAGAGGAAGTTGAAGTGGAAGCACAAGCCAGTGATgctacaaaaaagaagaagaccctcaagaaaaagagcaCGACAAACGTCATACCGAGCGATGAATTAGCTGGTAATATCGGGGCCATCAGGGTCCACAAATCGGGGAAACTTTCTGTGAAAATTGGAAACGTGGTCATGGATATTGGCAAAGGCGCCGAAACCACATTTTTACAAGACGTTGTAGCATTGAGTATGGCAGACGATTCATCATCAGCTGAACTTCTAGGCCGTGTAGACGGTAAAATAGTAGTTACGCCTAAAATCTAA